In the genome of Xanthobacteraceae bacterium, one region contains:
- the boxC gene encoding 2,3-epoxybenzoyl-CoA dihydrolase has protein sequence MKAIDCQTEPSRYRHWKLEFDGEVANLIMDVDPAGGLSSDYELKLNSYDLSVDIELNDAIQRLRFEHPEVRAVVIKSGKENVFCSGANIRMLGKATHGHKVNFCKFTNETRLSIEDASENSKQHYLCAVNGTAAGGGYELALTADHIMLIDDRRSAVSLPETPLLAVLPGTGGITRVTDKRKVRRDYADFFCSTEEGIRGQKAVQWRLVDETVPKSKWNDAVKERAKELAAKSDRPKEAKGVALTTLDRKIDYDRIVYPHVSVEIERERKLATITIRASKEKAPASTAEALAQGDKFWPLAVSRELEDAILHLRFNEPAIGLLLFKTEGDAQSVLDFDKFIAANQNDWFLREVRHYIKRTLKRVDVTSRSFVSLIEPGTCFAGMLAELVFASDRALMLIGQREGDNKPPAAIMLSEANFGLYPMGNGLTRLETRFLGEPASVERAKAKQGAKIEGDEAVELGLVTFAYENFDWDDEIRVMLEERASYSPDALTGMEANIRFAGPETMETKIFGRLTAWQNWIFQRPNSVGEQGALKLYGTGIQPTYDRERV, from the coding sequence ATGAAGGCGATCGACTGCCAGACCGAGCCAAGCCGCTACCGGCACTGGAAACTCGAATTCGACGGCGAGGTCGCCAACCTCATCATGGACGTCGACCCGGCAGGCGGGTTGTCGAGCGACTACGAATTGAAGCTCAACTCCTACGATCTCTCGGTCGACATCGAACTGAACGATGCGATCCAGCGGCTGCGCTTCGAGCACCCGGAAGTGCGCGCGGTCGTCATCAAGTCCGGCAAGGAAAACGTGTTCTGTTCCGGCGCGAACATCCGCATGCTCGGCAAGGCGACGCACGGCCACAAGGTGAACTTCTGCAAGTTCACGAACGAAACGCGCCTCTCGATCGAGGACGCCAGCGAGAACTCGAAGCAGCATTATCTCTGCGCGGTGAACGGCACCGCGGCGGGCGGCGGCTACGAACTCGCGCTTACCGCCGACCATATTATGCTGATCGACGACCGCCGTTCGGCGGTGTCGCTGCCGGAGACGCCGCTGCTCGCGGTACTGCCCGGAACGGGCGGCATCACGCGCGTCACCGACAAGCGCAAGGTCCGCCGCGACTATGCGGACTTCTTCTGCTCAACCGAAGAAGGCATCCGCGGGCAGAAGGCCGTACAATGGCGGCTGGTGGACGAGACCGTGCCGAAGTCGAAGTGGAACGACGCGGTGAAGGAGCGCGCGAAAGAACTCGCCGCAAAGTCCGACCGTCCGAAAGAAGCGAAGGGCGTTGCCCTTACTACGTTAGACCGCAAGATCGACTATGACCGGATCGTCTACCCGCATGTCTCGGTGGAGATCGAGCGCGAGCGCAAACTCGCAACCATCACCATTCGCGCATCGAAGGAAAAAGCGCCTGCTTCCACCGCAGAAGCGCTCGCGCAAGGCGACAAATTCTGGCCGCTCGCGGTTTCGCGCGAACTGGAAGACGCGATCCTGCATCTGCGCTTCAATGAACCGGCCATCGGCCTCCTGCTGTTCAAGACCGAGGGCGACGCGCAAAGCGTGCTCGACTTCGACAAATTCATCGCCGCGAACCAGAACGACTGGTTCCTCCGCGAAGTGCGCCACTACATCAAGCGCACGCTGAAGCGCGTCGATGTAACGTCGCGCAGCTTCGTTTCCCTGATCGAACCCGGCACCTGCTTCGCCGGGATGCTGGCCGAACTCGTGTTCGCGTCCGACCGCGCGCTGATGCTGATCGGCCAGCGCGAAGGCGACAACAAGCCGCCCGCCGCGATCATGCTCTCGGAAGCGAACTTCGGCCTCTACCCGATGGGCAACGGCCTGACTCGCTTAGAGACGCGCTTCCTCGGCGAGCCTGCGAGCGTCGAGCGCGCGAAAGCGAAACAGGGCGCGAAGATCGAAGGCGATGAGGCGGTCGAACTCGGCCTCGTCACGTTCGCTTATGAAAATTTCGACTGGGACGACGAGATCCGCGTGATGCTGGAAGAGCGCGCGAGCTACTCGCCCGATGCGCTGACCGGTATGGAAGCGAATATCCGCTTCGCCGGCCCCGAAACCATGGAAACCAAAATCTTCGGCCGCCTCACTGCATGGCAGAACT
- a CDS encoding alpha/beta hydrolase: MERMLDIGGRKIEAAFFGPSPDKAPTLVLLHEGLGCVAMWRDFPEKLAKASGYGVLAYSRFGYGKSSPAPLPRPLSYMHDEALAVLPQVLDAAGVKKAVLVGHSDGASIAVIYGGGAQDFRVRGLVLMAPHFFVEDVSVKSIAAAKVAYETGGLKARLAKYHGENTENAFRGWNDAWLDPEFRDWNIEEYIATIRVPILLIQGEDDAYGTLKQLDACEREAYCPVERLVLARCGHAPQIEQPEETLRAIADFTNRLLAVHEGLRPAAA; this comes from the coding sequence ATCGAAGCCGCCTTTTTCGGCCCTTCGCCGGATAAAGCGCCGACGCTGGTGCTGCTGCATGAGGGGCTGGGCTGCGTCGCGATGTGGCGCGACTTTCCGGAGAAGCTCGCAAAGGCGAGCGGTTACGGCGTGCTCGCCTATTCGCGCTTCGGTTACGGGAAGTCTTCACCCGCGCCGCTGCCGCGCCCGCTCTCCTACATGCACGACGAAGCGCTCGCAGTGTTGCCGCAGGTGCTCGACGCGGCGGGAGTAAAAAAAGCCGTACTGGTTGGCCATTCTGACGGCGCGTCGATCGCCGTGATCTATGGCGGCGGCGCGCAGGACTTTCGCGTGCGCGGCCTCGTGCTGATGGCGCCGCATTTTTTCGTCGAGGACGTTTCGGTCAAAAGCATCGCGGCAGCGAAAGTCGCCTACGAGACCGGCGGCCTGAAAGCGCGGCTCGCGAAATACCACGGCGAGAATACCGAAAACGCTTTTCGCGGCTGGAACGACGCTTGGCTCGACCCGGAATTCCGCGACTGGAACATCGAGGAATACATCGCAACCATCCGCGTACCGATCCTGCTGATCCAGGGCGAGGACGACGCCTACGGCACGCTGAAGCAACTCGACGCCTGCGAACGCGAAGCCTACTGCCCGGTCGAGCGGCTGGTGCTGGCGCGCTGCGGGCACGCCCCGCAGATCGAGCAGCCGGAAGAAACGCTGCGCGCCATCGCGGATTTCACCAACAGGCTGCTCGCGGTCCACGAGGGCCTGCGGCCCGCGGCGGCCTAA